A part of Geothrix oryzae genomic DNA contains:
- a CDS encoding NAD-dependent malic enzyme: protein MKTFGFKIDPLTGEEYYEVLVRGRQVLNDPHLNKASAFTKEERLSLGLDGMLRPGISTLDSQLDRTYEAFQRKTDDLERYIYLTGLQDRNEVLFYRLLMDHLDEMVPIIYTPTVGQACLQLSHIQRRYRGIYITPENIGNIDQIFQGLSQPQVNLIVVTDGERILGLGDLGSDGMGIPVGKVSLYVAAGGVHPGVCLPVTLDVGTNNPRLLEDPLYLGIRKPRLRGAEYEELVEKFVLGVKRNFPGALLQWEDFAKQTAFKNLDRYRERILSFNDDIQGTGSTALAALMTAMRIKKSRFQDERYVIVGMGQAGTGIAMNIRAALKEEGLSDAEARQRIFAVDMQGLLIEGDPLLEGPQMPLAQCRSAVEGWQLDDPSRIGLQDVVRNAHPSVLIGVTAQSNLFSEAILAETAKHSERPIVLALSNPTHKCECSPEAVWKATNGKGLVATGSPFAPVDWNGRMLQTSQCNNMYIFPGVGLGALVCKASRITDGMFLAASKAISAFVTPDQEATGLLLPEMKDIRKVSLAVAKAVSIEARHAGLGRLLDDDQLEAILTKAQWEPHYTAYRPGAIARN from the coding sequence ATGAAGACCTTCGGTTTCAAGATCGACCCGCTGACGGGCGAGGAATACTACGAGGTCTTGGTCCGGGGCCGCCAGGTCCTGAATGACCCCCATCTGAACAAGGCCTCGGCCTTCACCAAGGAAGAGCGCCTGAGCCTGGGGCTCGACGGCATGCTCCGGCCCGGCATCTCGACCCTGGATTCCCAGCTGGACCGTACCTACGAAGCCTTCCAGCGCAAGACTGACGACCTGGAGCGCTACATCTACCTCACGGGCCTCCAGGACCGGAACGAGGTGCTGTTCTACCGGCTGCTGATGGATCACCTGGACGAGATGGTGCCCATCATCTACACCCCCACCGTGGGCCAGGCCTGCCTCCAGCTGAGCCACATCCAGCGGCGCTACCGGGGCATCTACATCACGCCTGAAAACATCGGGAACATCGACCAGATCTTCCAGGGACTCTCCCAGCCGCAGGTGAACCTCATCGTCGTGACGGATGGCGAGCGCATCCTGGGCCTGGGCGACCTGGGTTCGGACGGCATGGGCATCCCCGTGGGCAAGGTGAGCCTCTATGTGGCCGCGGGCGGCGTACACCCCGGCGTCTGCCTGCCCGTCACCCTGGATGTGGGCACCAACAACCCCCGCCTGCTGGAGGATCCGCTCTACCTGGGCATCCGCAAGCCCCGCCTCCGGGGGGCGGAGTACGAAGAGCTGGTGGAGAAGTTCGTCCTGGGCGTGAAGCGCAACTTCCCCGGGGCTCTGCTGCAGTGGGAGGACTTCGCCAAGCAGACGGCCTTCAAGAACCTCGACCGCTACCGTGAGCGCATCCTCTCCTTCAACGACGACATCCAGGGCACGGGCTCCACGGCGCTCGCGGCGCTGATGACGGCCATGCGGATCAAGAAGAGCCGCTTCCAGGACGAGCGCTATGTGATCGTGGGCATGGGCCAGGCCGGGACGGGCATCGCTATGAACATCCGCGCGGCGCTCAAGGAGGAGGGGCTCTCCGATGCGGAGGCCCGCCAGCGGATCTTCGCGGTGGACATGCAGGGCCTGCTCATTGAGGGCGACCCGCTGCTGGAAGGGCCGCAGATGCCGCTGGCCCAGTGCCGCTCCGCGGTGGAGGGCTGGCAGTTGGACGATCCCTCCCGCATCGGCCTTCAGGATGTGGTGCGCAACGCCCATCCCTCCGTGCTCATCGGCGTCACGGCCCAGTCGAATCTCTTCAGTGAGGCCATCCTGGCGGAGACCGCCAAGCACTCGGAACGCCCCATCGTGCTGGCCCTGTCGAACCCCACCCACAAGTGCGAGTGCTCGCCCGAGGCCGTGTGGAAGGCCACGAACGGCAAGGGCCTGGTGGCCACGGGCAGCCCCTTCGCGCCGGTGGACTGGAATGGCCGGATGCTCCAGACCTCCCAGTGCAACAACATGTACATCTTCCCCGGCGTGGGCCTGGGGGCCCTGGTATGCAAGGCCTCGCGGATCACGGACGGCATGTTCCTCGCGGCCAGCAAGGCCATCAGCGCCTTCGTGACCCCCGACCAGGAGGCCACGGGCCTGCTGCTGCCGGAAATGAAGGACATCCGGAAGGTGTCGCTCGCCGTGGCCAAGGCCGTGAGCATCGAGGCTCGCCATGCGGGCCTGGGGCGCCTGCTGGACGATGACCAGCTCGAAGCCATCCTCACCAAAGCCCAGTGGGAGCCGCACTACACCGCCTACCGGCCCGGAGCCATCGCCCGGAACTAG
- a CDS encoding BlaI/MecI/CopY family transcriptional regulator: MKRPVKPTEVELKLLRILWELGPATVKEVHAYLSRREDYAYTGVLRMFQVMLEKGLVTRDESQRSHVYAPAQSRAATEGGLVADLTERLFGGSAAALVLAALRSGSVSPEEKNRIREMLGGEER; encoded by the coding sequence ATGAAGCGTCCCGTCAAGCCGACTGAAGTGGAGCTCAAGCTCCTGCGCATCCTGTGGGAGCTGGGCCCGGCCACGGTCAAGGAGGTCCATGCCTACCTGAGCCGCCGGGAGGATTACGCCTACACCGGCGTGCTGCGGATGTTCCAGGTGATGCTGGAGAAGGGCCTGGTGACCCGGGACGAGAGTCAGCGGAGCCATGTCTATGCGCCTGCCCAGAGCCGGGCGGCCACGGAAGGCGGTCTGGTGGCGGACCTGACCGAGCGGCTGTTCGGCGGATCGGCCGCGGCGCTAGTGCTCGCGGCCCTCCGCTCCGGATCCGTCAGCCCCGAAGAAAAGAACCGCATCCGGGAAATGCTGGGAGGGGAGGAACGATGA
- a CDS encoding M56 family metallopeptidase codes for MTAIIQILGWSLVHSLWQGCLLVLLAAAGGLFLRGRSRHALNGLVLFLCLAMPAGTAWRFHRPAPSGPGQGVRELQILETPTVHRASTMAAAPPLLTRLEAALQPRLPVLVALWALGAGLMAVRLGGGFALSLRWRREGIPAPREWQGVVEALAERMGLRRPVRLLLTRRGDTPMALGLWKPVVLVPAALLTSLPPAYLEALLAHELAHVHRLDYLGNLLQGLAETLLFFHPAVWWLSARIRAEREELADDLAARSLGDPRRLALALNALDDLQPALPSPLFPALAARGGHLLTRIERLLTPRPVTGFHGGLLSLLLIPCAVVVLRAAAPATPPIGAPAEVVAQLDALAIRVGVDPQLLRSMAWVESGFNSAAKSPLGALGLLQVMPDTARTYGAKDLNDPAQVMAAGANYLRFLLDRYQGDVAKAVAAYNCGERALEEGRITDEATRYRALVMDVLAAKAVQPETPLADGEVRGVIRGFGGQRTLYLRISGRGNLVLNILPSEGTKALASVHIGTRASEESKVSTPWSESRPNVVFDASQAGGSLLIRSENPDFSWKGETRVLLDAPWKTFSFRMEPPKP; via the coding sequence ATGACCGCCATCATCCAGATCCTGGGCTGGTCCCTCGTCCATTCGCTCTGGCAGGGCTGCCTGCTGGTGCTGCTGGCGGCGGCCGGCGGCCTCTTCCTGCGGGGCCGTTCGCGGCATGCCTTGAATGGCCTGGTCCTGTTCCTCTGCCTGGCGATGCCGGCGGGCACGGCCTGGCGGTTCCATCGCCCCGCGCCGAGCGGGCCGGGGCAGGGCGTCAGGGAGCTTCAGATCCTGGAGACGCCCACCGTCCACCGTGCTTCAACGATGGCCGCGGCCCCTCCGCTGCTGACCCGCCTGGAAGCGGCCCTTCAGCCCCGGCTGCCGGTACTGGTGGCGCTGTGGGCGCTGGGGGCCGGCCTCATGGCCGTGCGCCTGGGTGGGGGCTTCGCGCTCAGCCTGCGCTGGAGACGGGAGGGAATCCCGGCCCCCCGCGAATGGCAGGGCGTGGTGGAGGCGCTGGCCGAACGGATGGGCCTGCGGCGCCCCGTCCGCCTGCTCCTGACGAGGCGGGGCGACACGCCCATGGCCCTCGGCCTCTGGAAGCCCGTGGTGCTGGTTCCGGCAGCCCTGCTCACCAGCCTGCCCCCGGCCTATCTGGAGGCGCTCCTGGCCCATGAGCTGGCCCATGTGCACCGCCTGGACTACCTCGGCAACCTGCTTCAGGGCCTCGCCGAGACGCTGCTCTTCTTCCATCCCGCCGTCTGGTGGCTTTCGGCCCGGATCCGGGCCGAACGCGAGGAACTCGCCGACGACCTGGCGGCCCGGAGCCTCGGCGATCCGCGGCGCCTGGCCCTGGCCCTCAATGCGCTGGACGACCTCCAGCCCGCCCTTCCATCCCCGCTGTTCCCGGCCCTCGCGGCCCGAGGAGGACATTTGCTCACGCGCATCGAACGGCTGCTCACGCCCAGGCCCGTCACGGGCTTCCATGGGGGGCTTCTCAGCCTCCTTCTGATCCCCTGCGCGGTGGTGGTCCTGCGGGCGGCCGCCCCGGCGACGCCTCCCATCGGAGCCCCGGCCGAGGTGGTGGCCCAGCTCGATGCCCTTGCGATCCGCGTAGGCGTGGATCCCCAGCTGCTCCGCAGCATGGCCTGGGTGGAGAGCGGCTTCAATTCAGCGGCCAAAAGCCCGCTGGGGGCCCTGGGCCTGCTCCAGGTCATGCCCGACACCGCCCGGACCTACGGTGCGAAGGACCTGAACGATCCCGCCCAGGTCATGGCGGCGGGGGCGAATTACCTGCGCTTTCTCCTGGACCGCTACCAGGGGGATGTCGCGAAGGCCGTGGCGGCCTACAACTGTGGTGAAAGGGCCCTGGAGGAAGGGCGCATCACGGACGAGGCGACCCGCTACCGCGCCCTGGTGATGGATGTGCTGGCCGCCAAGGCCGTGCAGCCTGAGACGCCGCTGGCGGATGGGGAGGTGCGGGGCGTGATCCGAGGCTTTGGGGGACAGAGGACCCTCTATCTTCGAATCAGCGGCCGGGGGAACTTGGTCCTGAACATCCTGCCGTCGGAAGGCACCAAGGCCCTGGCGAGCGTTCACATCGGCACGAGGGCCTCGGAGGAGTCGAAGGTTTCCACCCCATGGTCTGAATCCAGGCCCAATGTCGTGTTCGATGCCTCCCAGGCCGGCGGCAGTCTTTTGATTCGTAGCGAGAACCCGGATTTCAGCTGGAAGGGCGAAACCCGCGTCCTGCTGGACGCCCCCTGGAAGACCTTCAGCTTCCGGATGGAACCGCCGAAGCCGTGA
- the ruvC gene encoding crossover junction endodeoxyribonuclease RuvC has protein sequence MIVAPSPVRCLGVDPGSLACGWAVVERFGSRMSLVEAGVIRNPRGADFDQRALHIHERLAEAIAAHHPGFMAVESPFVEKNAATALKLGQIRGGILLTAALHGLPVGDYNPMQVKKAVSGYGWADKSQVGKMVMTLLNLKEPLAADAADAAAVAIGHLLATRGLPAAPGRA, from the coding sequence ATGATCGTCGCCCCGTCGCCCGTGCGCTGTCTGGGCGTGGATCCGGGCTCCCTGGCCTGCGGCTGGGCCGTGGTGGAGCGCTTCGGCTCGCGGATGTCCCTGGTGGAGGCCGGCGTCATCCGCAATCCTCGGGGCGCGGATTTCGACCAACGGGCCCTGCACATCCATGAACGGCTGGCGGAGGCCATCGCCGCCCACCACCCCGGCTTCATGGCCGTGGAGTCCCCCTTCGTGGAGAAGAACGCCGCCACCGCCCTGAAGCTGGGCCAGATCCGCGGGGGGATCCTCCTCACGGCGGCCCTGCACGGGCTGCCCGTGGGCGACTACAACCCCATGCAGGTGAAGAAGGCCGTCAGCGGCTACGGCTGGGCGGACAAGAGCCAGGTGGGGAAAATGGTGATGACCCTGCTGAACTTGAAGGAGCCCCTGGCCGCCGATGCGGCGGATGCGGCCGCCGTGGCCATCGGTCATCTCCTGGCGACCCGGGGTCTGCCGGCAGCTCCGGGACGGGCCTGA
- a CDS encoding ribonuclease R family protein — protein MARRSAPRIPVRAPSRTPDRRESPGTPRSQASRPQGPALRPYESFEAAFIGHPEGTGGFLRIPGMPKGPGTDLLVDWRDAHGAIHGDRVVAEVSGEGWDGRLKARILEIKGRGEVPLPGTLQKQPWGWRVVPLEPRISQIIAVPPTDLAEDGELVSVKLDPDPEAKQLRGTVVARLGKKTDLKIENRLTAALFNLRTAFPDAVMKELAPFPTSIPAEWIRGREDLREVLTCTVDPPTAKDFDDAISLEALSRSEGGGWLLGVHIADVSHYVAEGGPLDEEARLRGTSVYFPDEAIPMIPDRLSGDLCSLREGVDRLTMTAWMTISPDLEVVETRLSESVIRSAKRLTYDEVKEACIDLSTRKRAELGEALCAHLDEALVLSRRLTQVRLERGAMNLDSEEAEFIFDEEGRPVDARRYPRHDAHRMIEEFMLLANETVARFFTRKKIPSIYRIHDEPDPLKLEIFAEVARAFGLLKPKEVPTPEHLNAMLDKIRGGPLEAMINNLLLRSLKKAEYSVDNIGHSGLALQDYLHFTSPIRRYPDLIVHRLLKKILRGERLPESLHSHLAVLAKGASDAEQKATEAERENDKWKACLLMKSRIGQRFRGRIQGFSAKVVFITLESPFVEAGVPLAALGGNFWVDEHRMKATGLRGTVVLSIGDAVEVEITTVDEDLRRISAWLTEAKAQDAHGKGCVFVPTLAAPAVLREGDLEQPRRKGASRTRETRPPRETASKGRPPKKARVASGKVKEARPKAPKGSVRGSARGGAKRKGR, from the coding sequence ATGGCCCGCCGTTCCGCCCCCCGCATCCCCGTCCGCGCCCCGTCGCGCACTCCTGACCGACGGGAGTCCCCTGGAACGCCCAGGTCCCAGGCTTCACGGCCCCAGGGCCCGGCGCTCCGGCCGTACGAAAGCTTCGAAGCCGCCTTCATCGGCCATCCCGAGGGCACCGGCGGATTCCTGAGGATCCCCGGCATGCCCAAGGGTCCGGGCACGGACCTGCTGGTGGACTGGCGGGATGCCCACGGCGCCATCCACGGAGACCGCGTGGTGGCCGAGGTGAGCGGCGAAGGCTGGGACGGACGCCTCAAGGCCCGGATCCTGGAGATCAAGGGCCGCGGCGAAGTCCCCCTGCCCGGAACCCTGCAGAAGCAGCCCTGGGGCTGGAGGGTGGTGCCCCTCGAACCGCGGATCTCCCAGATCATCGCCGTCCCGCCGACGGACCTTGCCGAAGATGGCGAGCTCGTCAGCGTGAAGCTCGACCCTGACCCCGAGGCCAAGCAGCTGCGCGGCACCGTGGTGGCGCGGCTCGGGAAGAAGACCGACCTGAAGATCGAGAACCGCCTCACGGCGGCCCTGTTCAACCTCCGCACGGCCTTCCCCGATGCCGTCATGAAGGAATTGGCCCCCTTCCCCACCAGCATTCCGGCCGAGTGGATCCGCGGAAGGGAGGATCTCCGCGAGGTGCTGACCTGCACCGTGGATCCGCCCACCGCGAAGGATTTCGACGACGCCATCAGCCTGGAGGCCCTGTCCAGATCCGAGGGCGGCGGCTGGCTGCTGGGCGTGCACATCGCCGATGTGAGCCACTATGTCGCGGAGGGCGGTCCGCTGGACGAGGAGGCCCGCCTGCGCGGCACCTCGGTCTATTTCCCGGACGAAGCCATCCCCATGATCCCGGACCGCCTCAGCGGCGACCTCTGCAGCCTGCGCGAAGGCGTGGACCGGCTCACCATGACGGCCTGGATGACGATCTCGCCCGACCTCGAGGTCGTGGAGACACGGCTGTCGGAAAGCGTCATCCGCAGCGCGAAGCGCCTCACCTACGACGAGGTGAAGGAGGCCTGCATCGACCTGTCGACCCGCAAGCGGGCCGAGCTGGGCGAAGCCCTCTGCGCCCACCTGGACGAGGCCCTGGTGCTCTCCCGGCGCCTGACCCAGGTGCGCCTGGAACGCGGAGCCATGAACCTGGATTCCGAAGAGGCGGAGTTCATCTTCGACGAGGAGGGTCGTCCCGTGGACGCCCGGCGCTATCCCCGCCATGACGCCCACCGCATGATCGAGGAGTTCATGCTGCTGGCGAACGAAACGGTGGCGCGCTTCTTCACCCGCAAGAAGATTCCCTCCATCTACCGCATCCACGACGAACCCGATCCGCTGAAGCTGGAGATCTTCGCCGAAGTGGCCCGCGCCTTCGGGCTCCTCAAACCCAAGGAAGTGCCCACGCCGGAGCACCTCAACGCCATGCTCGACAAGATCCGGGGCGGGCCGCTGGAGGCCATGATCAACAACCTGCTGCTCCGCAGCCTCAAGAAGGCCGAGTACAGCGTCGACAACATCGGCCACTCGGGCCTGGCGCTCCAGGACTACCTGCACTTCACCAGCCCGATCCGGCGCTACCCCGACCTCATCGTGCACCGCCTGCTGAAGAAGATCCTGCGGGGCGAGCGGCTGCCCGAGAGCCTCCACAGCCACCTGGCCGTGCTGGCCAAGGGGGCCAGCGATGCGGAACAGAAGGCGACCGAGGCCGAGCGCGAGAACGACAAGTGGAAGGCCTGCCTGCTCATGAAGTCCCGTATCGGCCAGCGCTTCCGGGGCCGCATCCAGGGTTTCTCCGCCAAGGTGGTGTTCATCACGCTGGAATCGCCCTTCGTGGAGGCCGGCGTCCCCCTGGCGGCCCTGGGCGGGAACTTCTGGGTGGATGAGCATCGGATGAAGGCCACGGGGCTTCGAGGCACCGTGGTGCTCTCCATCGGCGATGCGGTGGAGGTCGAGATCACCACCGTGGACGAGGATCTCCGCCGCATCAGCGCCTGGCTCACGGAAGCGAAGGCCCAGGATGCGCACGGCAAGGGCTGCGTCTTCGTCCCCACGCTGGCCGCGCCGGCCGTGCTGCGCGAAGGGGACCTGGAACAGCCCCGCCGGAAGGGCGCCTCCCGGACACGGGAAACACGCCCGCCGCGCGAGACCGCATCCAAGGGGCGTCCACCCAAGAAGGCCCGCGTGGCCAGCGGCAAGGTCAAGGAAGCCAGGCCCAAGGCACCCAAGGGGAGCGTACGGGGGAGCGCACGGGGCGGGGCCAAGCGGAAGGGCCGATGA
- a CDS encoding glycosyltransferase family 9 protein: MDLVLLRLSALGDILRVLPAWANLREAFPEARLRAVVEDRHAFLLEPLPWLEPVLVRRKRLSNPLVALAELKRVAGLIGDAEVSLDFHGILKAALIPRLAAVPERWGDGVTKEFAGSLQTRPLAFRHQTRYDQALGLAEAFGRSRGIPGLGRFRPVLERVELPDPGAIWAQASKPRLVLVPGASRRGAIKRWPLRHWVTLARLLKDRCDLRWSLGPEEEELRDWLPEATGVPALPRLGFWQLASALRQADQVVAPDTGLLHLAVVLGVPALGLYGSSDPVVAGLPAGAGQILRTGISCSPCRERACQRRQCLEELSPDQVAAAIVPSPRPHCD, from the coding sequence ATGGATCTGGTTCTGCTCCGCCTCTCCGCCCTCGGCGACATCCTCCGCGTCCTGCCCGCCTGGGCGAACCTGCGCGAAGCCTTTCCGGAGGCTCGGCTCAGGGCCGTGGTGGAGGATCGCCATGCCTTCCTCCTGGAGCCCCTGCCCTGGCTGGAGCCTGTGCTGGTGCGGCGGAAGCGGCTGTCGAACCCGCTGGTGGCCCTGGCGGAACTGAAGCGGGTGGCGGGTCTCATCGGAGACGCCGAGGTCAGCCTGGATTTCCACGGCATCCTCAAGGCGGCGCTGATCCCGAGGCTCGCCGCCGTGCCTGAGCGCTGGGGCGACGGGGTCACCAAGGAGTTCGCGGGTTCCCTCCAGACCCGCCCGTTGGCCTTCCGGCACCAGACCCGCTACGACCAGGCGCTGGGGTTGGCGGAGGCCTTCGGCCGGAGCCGGGGCATCCCGGGCCTTGGGCGCTTCCGGCCGGTCCTGGAGCGGGTGGAACTGCCGGATCCCGGGGCCATCTGGGCGCAAGCTTCAAAACCCCGCCTGGTGCTGGTGCCCGGCGCCTCCCGCCGCGGCGCCATCAAACGCTGGCCCCTGCGCCATTGGGTCACCCTGGCCCGCCTGCTGAAGGACCGCTGCGACCTGCGCTGGTCGCTGGGGCCCGAGGAGGAGGAACTGCGCGACTGGCTACCGGAGGCCACGGGCGTGCCCGCCCTGCCGCGCCTGGGGTTCTGGCAGCTGGCGTCGGCATTGCGCCAGGCGGATCAGGTGGTGGCGCCTGACACCGGGCTGCTGCACCTGGCGGTGGTGCTCGGCGTCCCGGCCCTGGGCCTCTACGGCTCCAGCGATCCGGTGGTGGCGGGGTTGCCGGCGGGCGCGGGGCAGATCCTCCGCACGGGCATCAGCTGCTCGCCCTGCCGCGAACGGGCCTGCCAGCGGCGGCAATGCCTGGAGGAACTGTCGCCGGACCAGGTGGCCGCGGCGATCGTGCCCAGCCCCAGGCCGCACTGCGATTGA
- a CDS encoding cytochrome c3 family protein, giving the protein MTRTRLFATLLLGCLWASATLAQEVKTHKLTPLHTKAGVHCFDCHKEEKPTKKAVASESCMACHGDYPAMKALTKDAKPNPHDSHEGEIACTECHRQHVPPVVKCLECHEGKFKFNMK; this is encoded by the coding sequence ATGACGCGCACCCGCCTCTTCGCCACCCTCCTCCTCGGATGCCTCTGGGCCTCGGCCACGCTGGCCCAGGAGGTCAAGACGCACAAGCTCACGCCCCTCCATACCAAGGCGGGCGTCCACTGCTTCGACTGCCACAAGGAGGAGAAGCCCACCAAGAAGGCCGTGGCCTCAGAGTCATGCATGGCCTGCCACGGGGACTATCCGGCCATGAAGGCCCTGACGAAGGATGCCAAGCCCAATCCCCACGATTCCCACGAGGGTGAGATCGCCTGCACCGAGTGCCACCGGCAGCATGTGCCCCCCGTGGTGAAGTGTCTCGAATGCCATGAGGGCAAGTTCAAATTCAATATGAAGTAG
- a CDS encoding PstS family phosphate ABC transporter substrate-binding protein, with product MQAQSAQTRAKVPTSIPRYQPAAAVKGPVDLIGTDALADLGEEWAASFKKFHPESNLIFRPKLTKDAAKEFAAGTSLLIITAREFTPDETKAFQTKFGYMPMRIPICLDSNIVFVNKNNPITSISMEQLDAIYSANRQGGAKAPAVVWGDLGLKGEWAKLPIHAYTREAGTATRVSIAEKVLLNGEFRPGILDRNDASSLAEAVMTDQSGIAIATMASWYFANKVLPVVPYRGEDARLPTQENVTTSRYPMPRLYYAYLNREPGKPLPPVTNEIIHFLLTQEGQNAVADTGLLPGPPEFITIALRRLSR from the coding sequence TTGCAGGCCCAGTCGGCCCAGACCCGGGCGAAGGTGCCCACCTCCATTCCCCGCTACCAGCCGGCGGCCGCGGTGAAGGGCCCCGTTGATCTCATTGGCACGGATGCGCTTGCCGACCTTGGAGAAGAGTGGGCCGCCAGTTTCAAGAAATTCCATCCCGAATCCAACTTGATCTTCCGCCCCAAGCTCACCAAGGATGCGGCGAAGGAATTCGCCGCGGGAACCTCCCTGCTGATCATCACGGCCCGGGAGTTCACCCCGGATGAGACCAAGGCGTTCCAGACGAAGTTCGGCTACATGCCCATGCGCATCCCGATCTGTCTGGATTCCAATATCGTGTTCGTCAACAAGAACAACCCGATCACCTCCATCAGTATGGAGCAGCTGGATGCCATCTATTCCGCCAACCGGCAGGGGGGCGCCAAGGCCCCTGCGGTGGTGTGGGGGGACCTGGGGCTCAAGGGCGAGTGGGCCAAGCTGCCCATCCATGCCTATACCCGGGAAGCGGGGACGGCCACCCGGGTCTCGATCGCCGAGAAGGTCCTGCTCAACGGTGAATTCCGCCCTGGAATCCTGGACCGCAACGATGCCTCCTCGCTGGCCGAGGCGGTGATGACCGATCAGAGCGGCATTGCCATCGCCACCATGGCGTCCTGGTATTTCGCCAACAAGGTGCTGCCCGTGGTGCCCTACCGCGGGGAGGACGCCCGGCTTCCGACCCAGGAGAATGTGACCACGAGTCGGTATCCCATGCCCCGCCTCTATTACGCCTACCTGAATCGGGAGCCCGGCAAGCCCCTGCCGCCCGTCACCAACGAGATCATCCACTTCCTGCTCACCCAGGAAGGGCAGAATGCCGTCGCGGATACGGGCCTGCTGCCCGGCCCGCCGGAATTCATCACCATCGCCCTCCGGCGCCTCAGCCGCTAG
- the cysS gene encoding cysteine--tRNA ligase encodes MKKMRRQISLFNTLTRRIEPVVPVVPGTVSLYTCGPTVYNFAHIGNLRTFLFQDLLKRTFQAAGHEVRHCMNITDVEDKIIRDSQGALPADASNEARHEAMRALTDRFTGIFLEDLETLQVQKADFLPRATAYIPQMIGLVQALEAKGLAYPREGSVYYRIAGLPQYGCLAHLDREGMQAGASVDADEYERDSVTDFVLWKAAKSGEPWWDSPWGPGRPGWHIECSAMGLELLGERVDIHSGGVDLIFPHHENEIAQSEGCLGHRWVNHWVHGEFLMVEGQKMAKSLGNFFTLRDLVAKGVDPIALRYAIQSNHYRKVLNFSFEGLRAAENSLKRIRAFRKRMEGEGQPGGGPWAEAIEPATRLGQAREQFWAAMADDLNTPEALAAIFTLISDLNAHDDHAALGREERDAVLAFLDETDAIFAAWPHEEASLDAEVEALIEARRAAKAAKNWPEADRVRDQLKALGIVLEDRKDGTVGWRRG; translated from the coding sequence ATGAAGAAGATGCGTCGGCAGATCTCCCTGTTCAATACCCTGACACGAAGGATCGAGCCCGTGGTGCCCGTGGTGCCCGGCACGGTCTCTTTGTATACCTGCGGGCCCACCGTCTACAACTTCGCCCACATCGGGAACCTGAGGACCTTCCTGTTCCAGGATCTCCTCAAGCGGACCTTCCAGGCCGCAGGGCACGAAGTCCGGCACTGCATGAACATCACGGATGTCGAGGACAAGATCATCCGGGATTCCCAAGGCGCCCTGCCCGCCGACGCCTCCAACGAAGCCCGGCATGAGGCCATGAGGGCCCTCACGGATCGCTTCACCGGGATCTTCCTCGAGGACCTGGAGACCCTCCAAGTCCAGAAGGCGGATTTCCTCCCCCGGGCTACGGCCTACATCCCGCAGATGATCGGGCTGGTGCAGGCCCTCGAGGCCAAGGGCCTGGCCTACCCCAGGGAAGGCAGCGTCTACTACCGCATCGCCGGACTGCCCCAGTACGGCTGCCTGGCCCACCTGGACCGCGAGGGCATGCAGGCGGGCGCCTCCGTGGACGCCGACGAATACGAGCGCGACTCCGTCACCGACTTCGTGCTGTGGAAGGCGGCCAAGTCCGGCGAACCCTGGTGGGACAGCCCCTGGGGCCCCGGGCGGCCGGGCTGGCACATCGAGTGCTCGGCCATGGGCCTGGAGCTGCTGGGCGAGCGCGTGGACATCCACAGCGGTGGGGTGGACCTCATCTTCCCCCACCACGAGAACGAGATCGCCCAGAGCGAAGGCTGCCTCGGGCACCGCTGGGTCAACCACTGGGTCCACGGCGAGTTCCTCATGGTCGAGGGCCAGAAGATGGCCAAGAGCCTGGGGAACTTCTTCACCCTGCGCGACCTCGTGGCCAAGGGCGTGGACCCCATCGCCCTGCGCTATGCCATCCAGAGCAACCACTACCGCAAGGTGCTGAACTTCAGCTTCGAGGGCCTGCGGGCCGCGGAAAACTCCCTCAAGCGCATCCGGGCCTTCCGCAAGCGCATGGAAGGCGAAGGCCAGCCCGGAGGCGGCCCCTGGGCCGAGGCCATCGAGCCTGCGACCCGCCTGGGTCAGGCCCGCGAACAGTTCTGGGCGGCCATGGCCGATGACCTCAATACCCCCGAGGCCCTGGCGGCCATCTTCACCCTCATCAGCGACCTCAATGCCCACGACGACCATGCGGCCCTCGGCCGGGAGGAGCGCGACGCCGTGCTGGCCTTCCTGGACGAGACCGATGCCATCTTCGCCGCCTGGCCCCATGAGGAGGCCAGCCTGGATGCCGAGGTCGAGGCCCTCATCGAGGCCCGCCGCGCCGCCAAGGCCGCGAAGAACTGGCCCGAAGCCGACCGCGTCCGCGACCAGCTCAAGGCCCTGGGCATCGTCCTCGAGGACCGCAAGGACGGCACCGTGGGCTGGCGCCGGGGTTGA